The following proteins come from a genomic window of Gynuella sunshinyii YC6258:
- a CDS encoding microcin C ABC transporter permease YejB — protein MRAYIFRRLLLLIPTLWAIVTINFFLVQLAPGGPVDQAIAYAQGMNSSMLDRLTGTSAETLDQPASNRNTDSSYTGARGLTEEDIEAIKKRFGFDQPIYVRYGHMLWDYLRFDFGESLFRGSTVVDLIVTRLPISISLGIWTTLIVYLVSIPLGIRKAIQHGSRFDVWTSSVIIAAHAIPQFLFAVILIIFFAGGKFFDWFPIRGMVSNDWSELSWGARIADYFWHMVLPVIAMTIGGFAGLTMLTKNSFLDEIHKQYVVTARAKGLTDKAILYKHVFRNAMLLIIAGFPAAFISIFFTSSLLIEVVFSLDGLGLLGYETTLQRDYPVMFATLYVFGLIGLVMGIISDVMYTIVDPRINFDQL, from the coding sequence ATGCGGGCTTACATCTTTCGTCGCTTATTGTTGTTGATACCTACTTTATGGGCTATCGTGACAATCAATTTTTTCCTGGTGCAACTGGCGCCAGGAGGTCCGGTGGATCAGGCGATTGCCTACGCACAGGGCATGAATAGCAGTATGTTGGATCGTCTGACCGGTACTTCAGCAGAGACTTTGGATCAGCCTGCCTCGAACCGAAACACCGACAGTAGTTATACTGGGGCCCGCGGACTGACTGAAGAAGATATTGAGGCCATCAAAAAACGTTTTGGTTTTGATCAGCCTATTTATGTCCGTTACGGACATATGTTGTGGGATTATCTTCGCTTCGATTTTGGTGAGAGCTTGTTTCGTGGGTCGACAGTGGTTGATCTTATTGTAACGCGATTGCCGATATCCATCTCTCTCGGTATCTGGACGACTTTGATTGTCTATCTGGTTTCAATTCCTTTGGGAATTCGTAAAGCAATACAACATGGTTCCCGTTTTGATGTCTGGACTTCTTCTGTCATCATCGCTGCACATGCGATTCCTCAGTTCCTGTTTGCCGTCATACTGATTATCTTTTTTGCTGGTGGAAAGTTCTTCGACTGGTTTCCGATTCGCGGGATGGTTAGCAATGACTGGTCGGAACTGAGCTGGGGAGCTCGCATCGCAGACTATTTCTGGCATATGGTGTTACCGGTTATTGCGATGACCATCGGTGGTTTTGCTGGCCTGACCATGTTAACCAAAAATTCTTTTCTGGATGAGATTCATAAGCAATACGTTGTCACCGCACGAGCCAAAGGTCTTACTGATAAGGCGATTCTTTATAAACACGTATTCAGGAATGCCATGTTGTTGATCATTGCTGGTTTTCCTGCTGCGTTTATCAGTATTTTTTTCACCTCTTCGCTATTGATTGAAGTGGTTTTTTCTTTGGATGGACTTGGATTGCTGGGATACGAAACCACTTTGCAGCGTGATTATCCGGTCATGTTTGCCACCCTTTATGTGTTTGGTTTGATCGGCCTGGTCATGGGAATTATCAGCGATGTGATGTACACAATTGTCGACCCCAGGATTAATTTTGATCAGTTATGA
- a CDS encoding ABC transporter permease, translating to MKPINQLRWSKFRNNRRAWYSLWIFSFVFGVSLFSELIANDKPLIVSYDSHWYFPFLKNYPETTFGGDFELEADYRDSYVQTLIAEKGWVLWPLIPFSYRTINYDLPSPPPSPPSKENWLGTDDKGRDLLACILYGLRISVLFGFSITVLSAVIGVSAGAVQGYYGGRLDLFFQRFIEVWSSMPTLFMLIILMSVVKPNVWWLAGFTLLFSWMGFVGVVRAEFLRSRGFEYVLAAKAMGMNDRRLMFKHILPNAMIATMTFMPFTLAGSVTILTSLDFLGFGLPPGSPSLGELLAQGKANLQAPWLGLASFSVLAMILTLLVFIGEGVRDAFDPRRSG from the coding sequence ATGAAGCCAATTAATCAACTCCGTTGGAGTAAGTTCAGAAACAATCGTAGAGCCTGGTACAGTCTGTGGATTTTTTCTTTTGTGTTTGGAGTCTCACTGTTTTCAGAGCTTATCGCTAATGATAAGCCTCTGATCGTGTCATATGACTCGCACTGGTATTTTCCATTTCTAAAAAACTATCCCGAAACTACATTTGGAGGAGACTTTGAGCTAGAGGCCGATTATCGGGATAGTTATGTCCAGACTCTGATTGCTGAAAAAGGCTGGGTATTATGGCCTTTAATACCGTTCTCTTATCGAACGATCAATTATGATTTGCCTTCTCCACCTCCAAGTCCGCCGAGCAAAGAAAACTGGTTGGGAACGGATGATAAAGGGCGAGATCTGCTGGCCTGTATTTTATATGGGCTACGTATCAGTGTGCTGTTTGGGTTTTCCATTACTGTCCTGTCTGCAGTCATTGGTGTGTCTGCCGGAGCGGTGCAAGGATATTACGGGGGCCGGTTGGATCTGTTTTTTCAGCGTTTTATTGAAGTCTGGAGCAGTATGCCAACCCTGTTTATGCTGATTATTTTGATGAGTGTGGTGAAACCTAATGTGTGGTGGCTTGCCGGCTTTACGTTGCTTTTCAGCTGGATGGGGTTTGTGGGAGTCGTGCGGGCGGAATTTTTGCGTAGTAGGGGATTTGAATATGTCCTGGCCGCTAAAGCAATGGGGATGAATGATCGACGCCTGATGTTCAAACATATATTGCCGAATGCCATGATTGCGACCATGACTTTTATGCCGTTTACCTTAGCGGGGTCAGTTACCATTCTGACTTCTCTCGATTTTCTAGGTTTTGGCTTGCCTCCCGGATCACCGTCCTTGGGGGAGCTGCTGGCTCAGGGCAAAGCTAACCTGCAGGCTCCTTGGCTCGGTTTGGCCTCATTTTCTGTACTGGCCATGATTCTGACGCTATTGGTGTTTATTGGTGAAGGTGTCCGTGATGCATTCGATCCCAGGAGGTCTGGGTAA
- a CDS encoding extracellular solute-binding protein yields the protein MRQLIIILLMIFPAFGYPANVVVSHAIALRGEPKYAQGFEHWRYVNPNAPRGGYVTYGARGSFDNFNRFARRGSSAPLAESMIDSLMTSNEDEDNVLYGLIAQTIEYPDDYSWVIFHLDPRARASDGVPITADDVVFSFNKFMTQGIETLARLWEGITVTKIDDLTVKFTTPQKDKSTTMQMAELRIFPKHYWKDVDLSEPLVEVPVVSGPYTISDYSMGQYVVYKRNKDYWALNHPTQKGLLNFDFVRYDMYKDDTVMLEAFKKGEYDFRSEPVAKVWITGYEGKNIDQGYIRKEEIPYSVPKPMIGFIFNVTRPQLSDRRIREAIGYLFDFEWSNTNLFYGLYKRELSYFQNSDNMARGLPQGRELEILNGFKDQLPPEVFTQEFNPPKTDGSGNIRPQLRQALSLFKQAGWQLKNGKLVDQNGQQLAFELMLWSPTYERVALPFKENLAKAGIDMSIRIIDSAQATNRLRERDYDMVVGTLGGGVYPDNMLQYEFHSKYIDSTYNNSGYTSPVVDALVEKIVQNQSNLPELQAYGKALDRVLLWQYLVVPQWYNDKVRVAYWDKFSRPEVLPTYGVGLESWWYDEEKAKKLPRRNAPN from the coding sequence ATGCGTCAACTAATCATTATCTTGCTGATGATTTTTCCAGCTTTCGGTTACCCGGCTAATGTTGTTGTCAGTCATGCGATTGCTTTGAGAGGCGAGCCGAAATATGCGCAGGGCTTTGAGCATTGGCGCTATGTGAACCCTAATGCTCCAAGAGGGGGCTATGTTACATACGGGGCTCGGGGGAGTTTCGATAATTTTAACCGTTTTGCGCGCAGAGGAAGTTCTGCACCTCTTGCTGAGTCTATGATTGACTCCCTTATGACCTCAAACGAAGATGAAGACAATGTTCTCTATGGACTTATTGCTCAGACCATAGAGTATCCTGATGACTATTCCTGGGTCATCTTTCATCTTGATCCCCGCGCTCGTGCATCTGATGGAGTGCCTATCACTGCAGATGACGTAGTGTTCTCGTTCAATAAGTTTATGACACAGGGTATCGAGACTCTGGCAAGGCTTTGGGAAGGTATTACAGTTACCAAAATAGATGATCTGACCGTTAAATTTACCACTCCTCAGAAAGATAAATCGACAACCATGCAAATGGCTGAGCTGAGAATATTTCCCAAGCATTATTGGAAGGATGTAGATTTATCCGAACCGCTTGTGGAAGTGCCTGTGGTCAGTGGTCCGTATACGATCTCAGATTATTCAATGGGGCAATATGTCGTATATAAGCGCAACAAGGACTATTGGGCGCTCAACCATCCAACCCAGAAGGGGCTATTGAATTTCGATTTCGTCCGTTACGACATGTATAAAGATGATACGGTCATGCTCGAAGCGTTTAAAAAAGGCGAATATGATTTTCGTTCTGAACCTGTTGCCAAGGTTTGGATAACTGGTTATGAAGGTAAAAACATCGACCAGGGATACATCCGCAAAGAAGAGATACCTTATTCCGTACCAAAACCCATGATCGGTTTCATATTCAATGTGACGCGCCCTCAACTGAGTGACCGGAGAATCAGGGAAGCCATCGGTTACCTGTTTGACTTTGAATGGAGTAATACCAACCTGTTTTATGGGCTCTATAAGCGTGAACTCAGTTATTTCCAGAATTCGGACAATATGGCACGTGGCCTTCCGCAAGGCCGTGAGCTGGAGATTCTGAACGGGTTTAAGGATCAGTTGCCGCCAGAAGTATTTACTCAGGAATTTAATCCGCCTAAAACTGATGGAAGTGGAAATATTCGGCCACAACTGCGACAAGCGCTGTCATTATTTAAGCAGGCTGGATGGCAGTTAAAAAATGGCAAGTTGGTTGATCAGAATGGTCAGCAACTGGCATTTGAGCTTATGTTGTGGAGTCCAACATATGAGCGGGTAGCGCTACCCTTTAAGGAAAATCTGGCGAAGGCAGGTATTGACATGTCGATCCGAATCATCGACAGCGCACAGGCTACTAACCGGCTCCGGGAACGGGATTATGATATGGTGGTCGGTACGTTGGGAGGTGGAGTTTATCCGGATAACATGTTGCAGTATGAATTCCATTCCAAATATATCGATAGCACTTACAACAACTCCGGTTATACCAGTCCAGTCGTTGATGCTCTGGTGGAAAAAATTGTTCAGAATCAGTCGAATCTTCCTGAACTGCAGGCTTATGGCAAGGCCCTGGACAGAGTTTTGTTATGGCAATATCTGGTTGTACCGCAATGGTATAATGACAAGGTGCGGGTTGCTTACTGGGATAAATTCAGCCGCCCTGAAGTGTTGCCCACCTATGGTGTGGGGTTGGAAAGCTGGTGGTACGATGAAGAGAAGGCCAAAAAGTTGCCTCGTCGTAATGCTCCTAACTAG